TGCCGAGGACGACGGCCGAAGGAGCACAGGCTACAAGGACGATCCCCCCGACGATCCTGCTCGCCCGTTGGCGCGCGGTGTCGTCTTGGTCGAGTTCGACGCTGGCCGTCATGCTGCGATCATAGGCGTACCCCCTGCCCCGCGGTAGGTCTCGTCCCGAGTGCGATCGGGGTCTGCTACGGTCGACCGATGAGCGGGTCGGTGCTGGAGGACGCGTTCGCGCACCACGTCTGGGCAACGCTGCAGTTGCTCGATGCGTGTCTCGCGCTCAGTCCACAGCAGCTGGAAACCGCTGTCCCCGGGACGTACGGGTCGATCCTCGCGACGCATCGACACCTGATCGGGGCGGACTCGGGCTACCTGTTCGTGATGAGTGGCGAGTGCATCCCCGAGATCGACGAGGGTCACATGGACCTGCGCGAGCTGCGGGCCGTGATCGAGAGGAACGGTGCCGTCTGGGCCGAACTCCTGGAGGACGACCCCGATCCGGCCGCCGTCTTGTCGAGGCGTCGCGACGACGGGTCGGAAACCCAAGCTCCGATAAGCATCCGGCTCTCGCAGGTCCTCCACCACGGGACCGACCATCGGAGCCAGATCTGCACCGTCCTCACGACGCTCGGGGTGGAACCGCCACTCATCGATGTCTGGGACTTCGCCTGGCGGGATGATCGTCTCGTCGAAGTACCGCCGACGTCCTGACCACGACCCGTCGGGAGCCGTGGTGGGGAAGAGCGTTTCCGCGCTCGCACGGTCGGGTAGGTCCTCTGGGAAGTCTCTTCAGGCGAAGGATCGGAGGCACGGAATGGGTCTCGTCATCGTTCTCCTGCTGCTCGCGTTGATCGTGGGTGGCATCGGGCTCGTCGTGGAAGGTCTCTTCTGGCTGCTCATCATCGCGGGTGCCCTCCTGGTCGCAGGTGCGATCGCGGGCTGGATGAGCCGCAGCTCGGGCACACGCACCACGATGTGAGCGAACCGCCAGGGGTAGCCATGTCGTGGTCCACCGTCCCCACGGATCTCGATCTGCGGAGGCTGCACGTTTCGCGTGCCATCCGCCGGGTCGGGATCATCCTGCTCGTCGTGCTCGTCGGCGTCGGTGCGACCGGCTGGCTCGGGGTCAAGAGCGGAGCCGTCTCGGCGTCGGCCGCGGGAACGGGGCTCGACGTCCGGTTCGCCCGCGTCGCTCGTCCCGGGCTCGCGGCACCGCTGGTGATCGATGTCCGCCGCGATGGAGGGTTCGCCGGCCGAGACGTCGTCGTCGAGATCTCGACGTCCTACCTCGCCGCGTTCGACTGGAACACGATGTTCCCCGATCCCCTCGATCAAGTGCGAGAGGGCGATCGGCTGGTGCTGACGTTCCCCGCCCCCGAGGCTGATCGGTTGCGGATCACGCTCGATGCGCGGCTCAGCCCCTCGGTCCAAGCCGGCTTCGACGGAACCGTGGCCGTCCGCGAGGCAGGCGAGAGGATCGTGGCGGTTGCCTTCCGGACGGAGGTGATGCCCTGATGGAGGTCGTGATCCGCGCGCTCGTCGTGTACGTGTTCCTGATCCTGGTGATGCGTGCCCTCGGCAAGCGAGAGCTCACCGGTATGACCGCGTTCGATCTCGTGCTGCTGATCGTGATGGGTGACCTCGTGCAGCAAGGGATCACCCAGGAGGACATGTCGCTCACGGGTGCGTTCCTCGCGGTCGGAAGATCGCCGTGCTGCTGGCCGCGATGTCCTACCTGCAGTTCCGATGGCCGCGGCTCCGCGTCACGACGGAGG
The sequence above is a segment of the Actinomycetota bacterium genome. Coding sequences within it:
- a CDS encoding DinB family protein, with product MSGSVLEDAFAHHVWATLQLLDACLALSPQQLETAVPGTYGSILATHRHLIGADSGYLFVMSGECIPEIDEGHMDLRELRAVIERNGAVWAELLEDDPDPAAVLSRRRDDGSETQAPISIRLSQVLHHGTDHRSQICTVLTTLGVEPPLIDVWDFAWRDDRLVEVPPTS